The Cellulophaga lytica DSM 7489 nucleotide sequence TATTAAAGCTGATAAGTGGTTAGATTTTTCTGCTGCATATGCCTTTAAAGACGAAAACGGCAAAGAATTTGGTAAAGTTGCTCGTAAAGGTTGGAGGTCTATATGGAAAGCACATTATGATATTATTGATGAAAACCAAAAACAACAATACAATATATCTGAAGAAAACCCTTGGGTTAAAGTATTTGACTCTGTACTAGGAGAGATTCCGATATTAGGTATGTTTACAGGTTATTTATTTAACCCTTCTTATATGGTTAAGGATAACCAAGGAAAACCAATTATTAAATTAAAAAAGTCTGCTTCATTTTTTGGCAGAAATTTTGAATTAAGCAAACAAGGAGAAATGGATAGTGATGATGATGACCGTATAATGCTTGGCTTAATGATGATGATTTTATTAGAACGAAGAAGAGGATAACACAAATAAAAGCCTTGCTAGCAAGGCTTTTATTATTTTAAGCACTGCCTTAAAGACATTAGTATTTTTTGGAGCTTATCATAATTTAATGGTTTTTCTAAATAGCTTATTACATCTAAAAATGTTTTAGCTTTTTCTTTATCAGATGGCCTACCAGAAGATGTAACAATTACAATTGGCACACCCATACAAATGCAATTTTGTTCTTTGCTCTCCATAAATTCAAACCCATCCATAATAGGCATATTAAGATCTAAAACAATTAAGTCTGGCTTATTATCTTTTAAATAATCAATAGCTTCTTTACCATTTTCTACAGCTGTTATATTACTATATCCTAAGTTGTTTAATTTACTAGTAGTTATAAAGTTAGTTACTACATCATCTTCAATTAGCAAAATTTTACATAAGTTGGTTGTTTTATTCTCCATTAAAAATATATTTTAAATTGTGTTCCTTTATTTTCTTCGCTTACAACTTCTATTTGGCCTCCATTACCCACAATAATTGAGTGTATAATATATAGTCCAACGCCCAAGCCTTCTACGTGTGTGTGCATTCTTTTAAATAAGCCAAATACTTTACTTTTTCCGTTACTAGTATCAAAACCCAAACCGTTATCTTTAATTATTAAAACTGGTTTATTGTTTTCTAAATGTGTAGATACGTGTATAATAGGTTTTCTACGAGGATGCTTATATTTTATAGCGTTAGATATTAAGTTATGCAAAATACTATCAAACTGTACAGGGTTGTAATTAATAGTTGGTAAAGCAGTAAAATCTTCTTTTATTATTGCCCTACTTGTAACTATTTTTTCAGAGTGTATTGCTTTTATTTTTGCTACAACTTCTTTAAAAATTACTTTTTCTTTTTTGTCTTCTAAATTAGATTTTAAGGCAATTACATTGTTTAAAGCCTTTAACTTATCACACATAAGTTTACCAACATATTTTAGCTTATCAAATATTGGTTTTACTTCATCTGTTATAGCATTGCTAGACTCTAACATTCCAAAAAGACTTTGCATATTGGTTAAAGGAGCTCTTAAGTCATGTGCAGCAACATAAGAGAACTCTTCTAGCTCTTTATTTTTAAGTTTTAAATTTTTATTTACAATTTGTAAATTATTCTGTGTTGCTTTTAGCTTATCTATTGTGGTTATTAGGTTAGTAATATCTAGTGTAGTTACACCTAGACCTTCCCCTACTTTAAAAGCTCTAACTATAAAAACAAAAGTTTTATCATCTGTATAAAAAGAAATTTCGTCTAGACTTATTGGCTTTCCTGTTTTTATAACATTTTTATAAGCCTCTAACCTTTCTGTACCTTCTAAATAAGGAAATGCTTCAAGAATAGATTTACCTATAAAATCGCTTTTTTTAATATTTAGGGTAGATATTGCAGCTTCATTCATATCTAAAAACACCATATTTTTATCAAATACTACACTAGGTGTGTGTGCCATATCAAAAAAAGCTCCTTTAATCTCATTGTCTACATTCATAATTTTAGCACTCATACTACTTGTTTTTATTTGGGGTTAAAACTGTAATCTGGTACAAATTTGAAGCTTATTACTTATAAATTAAACTGTTACACTTTAAAAAAACAGTTAGTGTAGACGAATGGTAAAAAACATATGTTAAACAAAAAAGGCAACATACTTTAACGTATGTTGCCTTTTTATATATTAAATGGTCTGTTATTATTCTGCTGCAGACTCTTCAGTTTCTTTGTTTTCTTTAGGTTCAGAAAAATCTGTAATACCATGGTCATGTAACAAATTATACCACTGTATTACTTTTTTAATGTCACTTGCATACACACGGTCTTCATCATAATTAGGCAATACCTCAAAGAAATATTCTTCTAATTTTAATTTATCATCCTTATGCTTAACAGATGTTTTTTCTCCGTTTTCTTTAGTTTGTATTTTACTAAACACCTCTCTTAAAGGAACCTCTTCTTCTAACGTATATATTGCAATTTCTGATAAAACACTAACATTTGTACGCATTAAATATTAATGTTTAATTGATTTTTTGTTCTTTAGAAGAAACTCTTACACCATTGTTATAATTTTCATAATAGGTTTTACCATTTTTATATTTAAAAATTCCTAAACCATGTTTTTTATCATTAAGCCATTGCCCTTTGTAAACATTACCATTTGAGTAAGTATAAAAACCTGTACCCTCTCTTTTTCCACTAGAATTAAATTCCCCCTTATATTTGTCTCCGTTTTTATAGCTGTACTCCCCTAACAAACGCTTTCCATTAATAAAAAATCCTTCATAGTAACTATTACTAGTTAATACATATTTGCCATACCCATTATTACAATTGCCTCTTACACAACCTATTCTTTTTCCACTGTCACTGTAACTATACCTAGAAACAATTTTTCCACTTTGCCATAACCCTCTGTCTACACTTAAATTAGAGTTTATTCTGAATCCATATCCAGAAATTAAATTATTTTTCCATTCTCCAACATATAAGGTATTAATTTCTTGCTTATAAAAATTTCCATACCCGCTACGGTTTCCGTTTTCCCAGTTACCAGAATAATGAATATTACCCCATAAATAATCTCCAAAGCCATGTCTTTTACTATTTTTAAAATATCCCTTATAACTGTCGCCATTGCTATACTTATATATGCCGTACCCACCTTTACAATCTCCATAAATACAACCAGCTTTATACTTTATATTTTGTGAGTTACTATTGGTTAATTTTGGTTTATAGGAGGTTGAATTTATCTTTTCAAAAACTCTAGATAATTTGAATATATTATTATTTATTAACGCGTCTAATTCTGACATACTAGGATTTATAATATATTTTTTTGTTTTATTATCGTAATTATAATCATAAATTAAACTTTTTACATCTGTATTATTTGGCAATTTAAAAACATATAATTTATTGCCTTTTAAAGTAATAAAACGTGTATTCCAGTAGTTAGAACTATTATACTGTTTTGAGTTTACAAATGCTCCTTTGCCGTATAATTTAACCTTAAGTTGCTTACCTACTCGTCCTTTTCTAGAAAAAGTATTTTCTTTTCCATCTACTGTTGGTGCTAACTTAAAATAAAAGTCTTTTGCACCAATAAAGAGTGTGTCTTTTCTAGTTTTTGAACTCACATAGGTTCCATCATAATTTAATGGAAAAAAAGGATAATCTTTCTTGCTTTTTGGGATAGCTTCTTTATACACAACTGTATCACATGAAATAAAGTAAAATAAAGACAGTATTAATACTATTTTTTTCATAAACTATTCTTTTTAAATTACTAATTATAAAATTACTGATTGGAATATTTTTCTAAGGAGTAACTAGTTACAATACCACTATTAGGTTTTTTACAATTTGATGGAAAATCAAAAAAATACATACAATCTGGCACTCCATTTTTAAAAATGATTTTCACCCATCCTTTACCATTATTGCTAAATCCCCTAAACTTATAGTTTGCCCTTAAACTTATAGGTTTGCCTTCACTATTTTTTGATTCGATTCTCAACCCTGAAATACTGCCTTTTGTGTAGCGATTAAAAGCCCATGTTTTTGCTTGGTCTGCAACAAGGTCATCAACTAATTTATTGTAATTTTGTTGCCCTTTTGGACCACCAGAATTTTTTGCAATAGTATATTTACTTTTTTTCTTTAAGCGAATAGGTGTTTTGTTAAGCGCAAACCTTTTTAGGTTTTCTTCAAATTGTATAATGGCTTTACTGTTACACTGATTTAGTATAAAAAACTTTTCCATATCATTAGCTAGCCCTTTTCTTTTATGTAACATATCTATTGAGTTTCCCATTGCATTTGGATCAGTTACCATTTTCAAAAAAATATCTATACCATTCGCTTTATGCATTTCAACAATTTTCATTTTAGCGTTATATATGTCTGGTTTCGCATACAAACCTGTTCCTTGCCATTTATATTTAACACAAACTCTACTTATTACATCTCCATAGGCATTATATCCAATCTCTTCTTGGTCGCATACAATCTCCATTATTTCAACTTTATTAACTAGTAAGTATTTTGAGCATTTTACACCAAATGCTCTTAAATATTGTTCATAAATCATTAGAAATTCATAATCCAATCTTTTTATCTTAATGTTCTCAAAATGCCCTCTGTATATATAATCATAAAACTCAGCAAAATACAACCCATCTGTATTAAGCTCACTATTGTCTACTTTATCATTTGCTTTTTCTGAGGTAAATAAACCTGAATTTGAAAAGGCAAAAAAAGGCATTACAAAGAAGACAATAATCTTTAATTTTATCTTTGATATATTTAAATTTAGTCTCATAATTTTTTATTAATAATTTCAACTTTTTTATATAAAACTATTTTAAGAGTAATGAATAGTAATCCTTAAAAACATTGATAATATTATCACTTTACTTATTTCATTTTAGAGGCATAGGCATACAAATCTTTTCATTTTGAGTTTGCTTGCTTTTTAAACCTATACTTTAACACTTGTGTTACAATAATAAATACTAAAAATATTCAAAGTGAATATCCAATGATGTAATTAAAAAAAAGGAATAATGCTGATGTTTTATGAGCTAAATACAAGTCTTCACCTTTTGCTCCTTTAATATTCACTTTGGATATTTTTTCTATTCGTTCTTGCCTACCTATCAATTCTCTTTTTGCTAAAAAAACTGAATTTGGTATGTTGATTAATAAAATTATTATTAACAAAAATGCTTTTATGAATTAGCTATTTAATACTTTAAAACTAGCGATAAAACCAATTTGTCTAAATCATAATTTGTATTCGGGCATTTAGAATTCTTATTCGGAAAAAATAGATTAGCTTATATATTTATAATTATTTAGCAGTTTACTGCTCAAAAGTATTAAATTTAAGTGCTTTTTTTACCAAAAAAAAATTAAATGAAACCAGTACTCAGAAGCTTAATAATTATAACCTACTTAGTTTTTTGTTGTTTTTCTTCTCTAGCACAAGAAAAAGATTCCATTTTAAACCTTCTTGATGGTTATATTAAAAAAGACACTGTAAGAGGTCAATATTTAATAAAGGCCTCAAACTACTTAACATATAGCAAACCTAAGGTAGCTATAGAATATATTGATGAAGCTATAAAAATTGCAAAAGACAAAAAATGGAAAAAAGGAACAGCATCTGCATTAAACCAAAAAGGCAGCATCTATTACACAATGGCAAACAACTTAAAAGCTCTAGACTTATTTCTTGAGGCTCTAAGTATTTCTGAAAACATTAATGATGAAAAATTAACCATTAATCTTTATAATAATGTAGCTAACATTTATGCTGATATGAAAGATTTTGACAAGGCATTAGCTAACTATAATAACTGCTTAAACATTTCTATTGAACTAAAAGACACTATTAACCAAATAAGAGCATACAATAATATTGGAAATGTTTATAGTGAAACTAACAGAGTAAATACGTCAATAAACTACTTTGATAAAGCATTATTATATGCAAAGCAAGTAAATAATATATTTTTTGTTGCTGCTATTATTAACAACAAGGGGTTAGCCTACAAAAGAAAAAAAGATTATAATAATTCATTAAAACACTATAAAGAAGCGTTACAAATTTCAAGAGAAATTAACAATAAATACATAGAAGCTTCTGCTTTAAATAGTCTTGGCAAGGTCTTGGTATTACAAAATAAATTTAATCAAGCTAAAATATATGCTAAAAATTCATTAGCTGTTTCAAAAAATATTGATGCTGTTGAGTGGCAAGCAGATTCTTGGCTAGTTTTAAATCAAGTTTATGAAAATGATCAGAATCATAAAAAATCGTTATTAGCTTTTAAAAATTATATTAAATTAAGAGATAGCGTAGCAACCGAAGAAAAAAAAGCAGAGTTAACAAAAAAAGATATGCAGTATCAAATTGATAAACAAGATACTCTCTCTAAAGCGGAAATAAAACGTCAATCACTAATTAAAAATTCGGCTATTGGTGCAGGAAGTTCTTTACTACTATTTTCTATTGTTGGTTATTTTTTATACAAACGAAAACGAGATGCTGAGGCACAAAAAAATATTGCTGAATTTAAAACTAAAATAGCCGAAACCGAACTGAAAGCTTTGCGATCTCAAATGAATCCCCATTTTATTTTTAACTCATTAAACTCTATAAGTAACTATTTGGTTAATAATGACATAAAAAAAGCGGATGAATATTTGTTAAAATTTTCTACATTAACACGTTCTATTTTAGAAAACTCTGAAAAAAAATGGATTTCGCTAAAAGATGATTTAGAGTTATTAAAAATGTATATAGACATTGAATCTTTGAGACTAAAAAATAAACTTAACCATATTGTAAGTATTAATAATAATATTGATTTGGAAAACACCTTAATACCTCCATTAATTCTACAACCCTTTATAGAAAATAGTATTTGGCATGGCGTATCTCAAATAGAAGCAGAAGGCATAATTAAAATTGAAATAAACAGTAATAACAAAACACTAATTTGTGCTGTTGAAGATAACGGAATTGGTAGAGAAAAGGCTACAAGAAATTTAAATAAAACAAGCTCAATGGGCATTAAAATTACGAGTCAAAGAATAGATTTAATTAACAAAACAAAAAAGGCAAACGAAACTATAAAGTATACAGATAAAGAAAAAGGCTTAAGAGTTGAAGTAACATTACCACTTAAACTAAAATTTTAAATGATAAAAGCTATAATTGTTGACGATGAAGTGCATTGCTCAGAAAGACTAATATCACTACTATCAAACCATTCTAAAGCAATAAAGATAGTACGTATTTGCCATACACTGGAAGAAGCCAAAAACACTATTAAAAAATTAAATTTTGATTTAGTTTTTTTAGACATTCAACTCAGTGATAAAACAGCCTTTGATTTATTAAAAACTATTAAAAATCTTACATTTCAAATTATTTTTACTACTGCATATGACAAATATGCTATTGAAGCAATTAAGTTTAGTGCATTTGACTATCTTCTAAAACCTATTGATAAAGATGAGTTAAATGAAACATTAAAGAGATTAGATAAAACTCTAGATATAAACAATGCGCATAAATTAAATACATTACTACACAATACTTTAACCGAAGATAAAAAAAAGATAGTTATAACTACAGAAAAAGAAACATACTTTTTAGAGATGTCCAATATATTAAGGTGTGAAGCAGACGGCAGTTATACAAAACTTTACCTAGTAAGCAATGATACTATATACACTTCAAAAACATTAAAGTATTATGATGACTTACTAAATTCATATCATTTTTTTAGAACACATCAGTCTCACCTAATAAATATAAATTTTATAAGCAAGTACATCAAAGGAACTAACGCCTATATAATTATGAATGATGAAAGTGTCGTGCCTGTAGCTAAAAGAAGAAAAGATGATTTCTCTGATAGGATTAATAATCTAAACAAATTTGCTTAATACATAATAAACTACACCTTAGAAACAGTAACATTTTAAAACACCATTATATAGAGTTAGAAAACCACCGTAAACTTTATAGAGAAATTGAATAAAATAGTATATATCCAAAACCAATACATTTTGCCTAATACAGATTTCAGGCTAGTGTCCTAAAAAAGGGGTAACTCCAATGCATAATTAGAGTTAATACTAAATTAGTTTTTAATTATATATGAAAAAAGGGGCAGACTTTAAATAAAAGTCAAACCCTCGTTATTTTTAACTTACACTCTTAACGGGATAGTGTCTAATAAAAAATCACAAAAAAGAAAATCGCCTAAAATTACTTTTTAGACGACCTCTTTACGTTACTTAAGTTTCTGTTATTATTCTGCTGCAGACTCTTCAGTTTCTTTGTTTT carries:
- a CDS encoding response regulator, producing MENKTTNLCKILLIEDDVVTNFITTSKLNNLGYSNITAVENGKEAIDYLKDNKPDLIVLDLNMPIMDGFEFMESKEQNCICMGVPIVIVTSSGRPSDKEKAKTFLDVISYLEKPLNYDKLQKILMSLRQCLK
- a CDS encoding ATP-binding protein; amino-acid sequence: MSAKIMNVDNEIKGAFFDMAHTPSVVFDKNMVFLDMNEAAISTLNIKKSDFIGKSILEAFPYLEGTERLEAYKNVIKTGKPISLDEISFYTDDKTFVFIVRAFKVGEGLGVTTLDITNLITTIDKLKATQNNLQIVNKNLKLKNKELEEFSYVAAHDLRAPLTNMQSLFGMLESSNAITDEVKPIFDKLKYVGKLMCDKLKALNNVIALKSNLEDKKEKVIFKEVVAKIKAIHSEKIVTSRAIIKEDFTALPTINYNPVQFDSILHNLISNAIKYKHPRRKPIIHVSTHLENNKPVLIIKDNGLGFDTSNGKSKVFGLFKRMHTHVEGLGVGLYIIHSIIVGNGGQIEVVSEENKGTQFKIYF
- a CDS encoding MORN repeat-containing protein produces the protein MKKIVLILSLFYFISCDTVVYKEAIPKSKKDYPFFPLNYDGTYVSSKTRKDTLFIGAKDFYFKLAPTVDGKENTFSRKGRVGKQLKVKLYGKGAFVNSKQYNSSNYWNTRFITLKGNKLYVFKLPNNTDVKSLIYDYNYDNKTKKYIINPSMSELDALINNNIFKLSRVFEKINSTSYKPKLTNSNSQNIKYKAGCIYGDCKGGYGIYKYSNGDSYKGYFKNSKRHGFGDYLWGNIHYSGNWENGNRSGYGNFYKQEINTLYVGEWKNNLISGYGFRINSNLSVDRGLWQSGKIVSRYSYSDSGKRIGCVRGNCNNGYGKYVLTSNSYYEGFFINGKRLLGEYSYKNGDKYKGEFNSSGKREGTGFYTYSNGNVYKGQWLNDKKHGLGIFKYKNGKTYYENYNNGVRVSSKEQKIN
- a CDS encoding tetratricopeptide repeat-containing sensor histidine kinase, which translates into the protein MKPVLRSLIIITYLVFCCFSSLAQEKDSILNLLDGYIKKDTVRGQYLIKASNYLTYSKPKVAIEYIDEAIKIAKDKKWKKGTASALNQKGSIYYTMANNLKALDLFLEALSISENINDEKLTINLYNNVANIYADMKDFDKALANYNNCLNISIELKDTINQIRAYNNIGNVYSETNRVNTSINYFDKALLYAKQVNNIFFVAAIINNKGLAYKRKKDYNNSLKHYKEALQISREINNKYIEASALNSLGKVLVLQNKFNQAKIYAKNSLAVSKNIDAVEWQADSWLVLNQVYENDQNHKKSLLAFKNYIKLRDSVATEEKKAELTKKDMQYQIDKQDTLSKAEIKRQSLIKNSAIGAGSSLLLFSIVGYFLYKRKRDAEAQKNIAEFKTKIAETELKALRSQMNPHFIFNSLNSISNYLVNNDIKKADEYLLKFSTLTRSILENSEKKWISLKDDLELLKMYIDIESLRLKNKLNHIVSINNNIDLENTLIPPLILQPFIENSIWHGVSQIEAEGIIKIEINSNNKTLICAVEDNGIGREKATRNLNKTSSMGIKITSQRIDLINKTKKANETIKYTDKEKGLRVEVTLPLKLKF
- a CDS encoding LytR/AlgR family response regulator transcription factor — translated: MIKAIIVDDEVHCSERLISLLSNHSKAIKIVRICHTLEEAKNTIKKLNFDLVFLDIQLSDKTAFDLLKTIKNLTFQIIFTTAYDKYAIEAIKFSAFDYLLKPIDKDELNETLKRLDKTLDINNAHKLNTLLHNTLTEDKKKIVITTEKETYFLEMSNILRCEADGSYTKLYLVSNDTIYTSKTLKYYDDLLNSYHFFRTHQSHLININFISKYIKGTNAYIIMNDESVVPVAKRRKDDFSDRINNLNKFA